A single genomic interval of Osmerus eperlanus chromosome 14, fOsmEpe2.1, whole genome shotgun sequence harbors:
- the dolpp1 gene encoding dolichyldiphosphatase 1 isoform X2: MASEEQCSAPPQWRSISLTHVEFPAGDLTGQVLAYTSLLPMAVLVGFVTLIVFKRELHTISFFGGLVLNEGVNWLLKHILREPRPCGGTHTTLNTEYGMPSSHSQFIWFFVVYFFLFLYLRMHQTNNARCVELLWRHILSIVLLGMALSVSYSRVYLLYHTWSQVFYGGVTGSTIGVVWFFFTQEVLTPLFPKMAAWPISEFFLVRDTSLIPNILWFEYTVTRSEARNRQRKLGTKLQ, from the exons ATGGCGTCGGAAGAGCAGTGCTCGGCACCACCTCAATGGCGGTCGATATCTCTAACCCATGTTGAGTTCCCTGCCG GTGACCTGACTGGACAAGTGTTGGCCTACACCAGCCTACTTCCAATGGCTGTTCTGGTGGGCTTCGTCACCCTCATAGTTTTCAAGCGAGAACTGCACACT ATCTCCTTCTTTGGTGGACTGGTGCTGAATGAAGGGGTGAACTGGCTGCTGAAGCACATTCTTAGGGAGCCACGCCCTTGTGGAG GGACACATACAACCCTGAACACAGAGTATGGCATGCCTTCCAGTCATTCCCAGTTCATCTGGTTCTTTGTGGTttacttctttctttttctttatttaaG AATGCATCAGACGAACAATGCTCGGTGTGTGGAGTTGCTGTGGAGACACATACTGTCCATCGTCTTGTTAGGGATGGCCTTATCGGTGTCCTACAGCAG GGTTTACCTGTTGTACCACACCTGGAGTCAGGTTTTCTATGGAGGAGTGACTGGCAGTACTATCGGGGTTGTGTGGTTCTTCTTCACGCAGGAGGTGCTGACACCGCTGTTCCCCAAGATGGCAGCTTG GCCGATATCAGAGTTCTTTCTGGTGCGAGACACAAGCCTGATCCCCAACATCCTCTGGTTTGAGTACACAGTGACCAGATCTGAAGCGAG AAACAGACAACGAAAACTCGGAACAAAACTTCAGTGA
- the LOC134033372 gene encoding cilia- and flagella-associated protein 251-like, giving the protein MGKESTSSPLIVVESDPPQPIPEESSSSPPIVEEESTPPVQAENSPPMTSPPSTEQSEPMVPENEAPLKPEAMDAEKPTPSPGQTPDEERGGQGERGGEERGGEKVNEGEEEEEEKREAEVPSEPEGPASEALATEESPDPSGGKGEGEEEEKEEEKKGREETETEDQGNWRNVAKDT; this is encoded by the exons ATGGGAAAGGAGTCCACGTCGTCTCCACTAATTGTAGTCGAGTCCGACCCCCCTCAGCCAATCCCCGAggagtcctcctcctctccaccaattGTGGAGGAGGAGTCCACTCCACCTGTCCAAGCTGAGAACTCCCCCCCCATGACAAGCCCGCCCTCGACGGAACAGTCTGAGCCAATGGTGCCTGAGAATGAAG CTCCGCTCAAACCCGAGGCCATGGACGCTGAGAAGCCCACGCCGTCCCCCGGACAAACCcctgatgaggagagaggaggacagggagagaggggaggggaagaaagaggcggggagAAGGTgaacgagggagaggaggaggaggaggagaagagggaggccgaag TCCCCTCAGAACCAGAGGGTCCCGCATCTGAGGCGCTGGCCACGGAGGAGTCACCTGACCCCtctggaggaaagggggagggagaggaggaggagaaagaggaggaaaagaagggCAGAGAGGAAACTGAAACTGAAGATCAAGGTAACTGGCGAAACGTTGCGAAGGACACGTAG
- the dolpp1 gene encoding dolichyldiphosphatase 1 isoform X1, translating to MASEEQCSAPPQWRSISLTHVEFPAGDLTGQVLAYTSLLPMAVLVGFVTLIVFKRELHTISFFGGLVLNEGVNWLLKHILREPRPCGAGTHTTLNTEYGMPSSHSQFIWFFVVYFFLFLYLRMHQTNNARCVELLWRHILSIVLLGMALSVSYSRVYLLYHTWSQVFYGGVTGSTIGVVWFFFTQEVLTPLFPKMAAWPISEFFLVRDTSLIPNILWFEYTVTRSEARNRQRKLGTKLQ from the exons ATGGCGTCGGAAGAGCAGTGCTCGGCACCACCTCAATGGCGGTCGATATCTCTAACCCATGTTGAGTTCCCTGCCG GTGACCTGACTGGACAAGTGTTGGCCTACACCAGCCTACTTCCAATGGCTGTTCTGGTGGGCTTCGTCACCCTCATAGTTTTCAAGCGAGAACTGCACACT ATCTCCTTCTTTGGTGGACTGGTGCTGAATGAAGGGGTGAACTGGCTGCTGAAGCACATTCTTAGGGAGCCACGCCCTTGTGGAG CAGGGACACATACAACCCTGAACACAGAGTATGGCATGCCTTCCAGTCATTCCCAGTTCATCTGGTTCTTTGTGGTttacttctttctttttctttatttaaG AATGCATCAGACGAACAATGCTCGGTGTGTGGAGTTGCTGTGGAGACACATACTGTCCATCGTCTTGTTAGGGATGGCCTTATCGGTGTCCTACAGCAG GGTTTACCTGTTGTACCACACCTGGAGTCAGGTTTTCTATGGAGGAGTGACTGGCAGTACTATCGGGGTTGTGTGGTTCTTCTTCACGCAGGAGGTGCTGACACCGCTGTTCCCCAAGATGGCAGCTTG GCCGATATCAGAGTTCTTTCTGGTGCGAGACACAAGCCTGATCCCCAACATCCTCTGGTTTGAGTACACAGTGACCAGATCTGAAGCGAG AAACAGACAACGAAAACTCGGAACAAAACTTCAGTGA
- the setx gene encoding probable helicase senataxin, whose translation MMSTCRWCTSVENGAAELLQSYSSGSLSVEDEEAVNADLCFCNECVLEYHRARENFPALHKRLWKLETSRLRSHFSQFSKEELEDDDLWVIEDNQEETKVSKTNPAEYANVLRFPLLEILKYPYLMADPQLSDMCVEALCKMEKSNQSFQVTEKNPGIYLLLVHPNETVRRWAINVARSLGNVDRDDFYDLQEIFSCMFCVVELGISRNLPGIDPTYDPTRKMTMLPSHLYDYQNDKNYWLGICMLLTQLDTQAMDSLFLGPDKQANILQCILNTMENSMEDEEEDGKEDPFWPALQCFMVILDRLGSRIWGQIEPIPAFTTITESSSYMKEIDCIRKESQMPQVKVEPVLDDDDDDDSTVTCSQMVYCANIPDQSKEKRGRRSHGADGSVVYEEMNCLVNYLQSDLGQALRIHNSTFLWFIPFIKSIMDLNDLHINEVIHYLCEEMNRDWQERRSTCDKVSEFFTLILVYIINLHLESGCMNMLYYCAPNWVEVLVKTATLPGEAFKGLEVPSSHSVSSTSSSRLPPPRKTVSNRAVPQACMALIRALLKEGSKLCSNTPQQTAKCSHFLDLLNQQIRGPQKDWILKGSEVKHLQNCLKQFVRQMMDKPARTITPPADALNAGHASPLVCAPSDLPGPSGLIVGSRPIKEEVSLDYNEDAPHDGSNRSAQLLEAPSLKKEFIEEPATAKDISASPPILEKSSLRPDLGRILELKSKLSELMSNKNAGVKNSVAFEPRSRDETESPKPSTSNSDRTRREVMSPPADSTESESVDNTRLSVLKRTNVKPHIPPGSCHKLDRSVFNETREDVIVISDGDGESDSDGGSGEDLFFVKKMIKSEPSGMNHSLCREYEGDESQVFEFETQEDVVSAWADSGLENDNVQHVIPPKTKNDCPIRPAFSETSAFPENDTQPISDEDIERAMLEAEEGIAKQKRPSQDRKRAAIVPKKDIFVEPKPLPVKARSKKPDHEERRSKEHAVIAPQFTMPLPKKADHTSDSTWIEKEARPSLSKPTSSRTEKETQASSSSASNSRPAQSTSMPAIVPPRKVRKAKEPESTAEKLGLKKKERKAFDLSQRSRDYVDQLRLHGQGVQVGQAGRKRTRKTKKAKVRTSDTLVVPGTKRKLIPPKQRQFFRQAKSKQQGGGPGAPAHPGENAEEDTCGKNKKDPERRALPLMFSDEEDEDDLLPCSQPDPEKKVFKAAMNGNAPESPTTSSTTLSSTDIQISKCFHGKDDVTASSSGQAARGDEMLGNDDYDYEWMMYTQTGPTDMEMSSQMEENEDEFYTQRDPVDMDIDGDSQEPADGEDLPGDLQADQNHGFKKPPAPLSATAAAQNDERLFLKPGMSPMSSMNAKPSTTKIYASPSSSRNASLMQDMEKTPAGCALGRGRFNRPPPVRRPGAPQPHPLPQAQSVQMPPPPLVEVPNRHQGGCLFGTSLVPNRHPNILLDPSTPIQNILRWTYDMFTNYKQFGAPTDLCAFPLVPVGTHFKSFDEYYKTFYPLLLINAFEELCSDWQKNSGTRQMKLNLVGNDFRNGVWNVNFEAVLTPNEESRHLYPKEDDLVVLWLPQNTGAYSIYEQDQLEPKAYFGCVHKSNVQREGQPTITMIIKTCGNVTSVNKMPVRCDVVGSLINTLREFRALVSLKSSPLNRSLLAPQISYFTPGEDDGSALNLPEYNSDQLKAVRNGASAVRNQAKGPKVCLIHGPPGTGKSKAIVGLLMNLFSGGAQSMAPTSANRLSKPRRLRVLLCAPSNAAIDNLMKKVIVAFKSLSLPQRPQGNCGDINLVRLGSEKVISKKLADFSLDNQIKSRTEKAMLQNPDVHRRSAQLEEWIYNISREISREKKDSPKYRELVEKKARLAKDRQALSSELKQSRSMKQAMQARVLNDAHVICSTLSTSGSMVLESAFRRLGHEPFNCVIVDEAGQATETETLIPMLYRCSTLILVGDPNQLPPTVVSQKAKELDYSQSLMARLCQRLRLLSQEQGCPSPVVFLRKQYRMHPDICEFPSKHIYNKMLITDSATGEERCAAGWPFQPYLLFDVVDGQELKDRESFCNEKEARLVLLLLRLMNGHVMAAVKKQAGVQLDKKQVKVGVITPYNGQKERVRREMSREDFEYVQVVVDTVDGFQGQEMDCIIVSCVRAGQDGIGFLANRQRMNVTITRARCSLFILGHLRTLKSGDSDWGALINDASRRGTIVRAEEKAFNNAVQKIFKPFPSLARNLSYPAPNPSSRAEAPRPASVSQRRSSYPVPSAQASGCSLQQHPSNASPPQAVARPTDPRLAARVPQPPDQKAQSLKPQGDPRAETSPRYLPAPQPRVEALRETVRDHPAVNKNKVRFSDTGQKRVKSPQDFSSWAPSAGSSSSNRDPRGDGARDHRAAVYNREPQVDGSRTACAENIRDPATDAPRPSRGRRGDPGTNSPSGGDVEYNHGRSSKALLPEKDMHSVSGAPPHPAPGERTARDPRLTGSTHDKARSPHLNPPTHTPKGLKRSSDQQWDPPSSSKRAKR comes from the exons ATG ATGAGTACCTGTCGCTGGTGCACGTCAGTAGAAAATGGTGCCGCAGAGCTGCTCCAGAGCTACAGTTCTGGCTCGCTCTCGGTCGAAGATGAGGAGGCGGTCAACGCGGACCTCTGCTTCTGCAACGAGTGTGTTCTGGAGTACCACAGAGCGAGGGAAaacttccctgctctgcataaG AGGCTTTGGAAGCTGGAGACATCTCGGCTCCGCAGCCACTTCTCTCAGTTTTCaaaagaggagctggaggatgaCGACCTCTGGGTCATCGAAGATAATCAGGAGGAGACCAAAGTGTCTAAAACGAACCCAGCGGAGTATGCTAATGTCCTACGCTTCCCTCTGCTTGAGATCCTGAAATACCCCTACCTAATGGCTGATCCACAACTGA GTGACATGTGTGTCGAGGCTCTTTGTAAGATGGAGAAATCAAACCAATCCTTTCAGGTTACTGAAAAAAACCCAGGCATCTACCTCCTCCTAGTTCATCCCAATGAGACG gTGAGGCGGTGGGCCATCAACGTGGCCAGGTCTCTGGGCAACGTGGACAGAGATGACTTCTATGACCTCCAGGAGATATTTTCCTGCATGTTCTGTGTTGTGGAGCTTGGAATCTCCCGGAACCTCCCGGGGATTGACCCCACTTACGACCCCACCAGAAAGATGACAATGCTGCCATCGCATCTGTATGATTATCAGAACGACAAGAACTACTGGCTGG GCATCTGCATGCTTCTGACCCAGTTGGACACACAGGCCATGGACTCTCTGTTCCTAGGACCAGACAAACAGGCCAACATACTCCAGTGTATCCTCAATACGATGGAGAATAGCATGGAGG ACGAAGAGGAAGATGGGAAGGAGGACCCCTTCTGGCCGGCCCTGCAGTGCTTCATGGTGATCTTGGACCGGCTGGGCTCCAGGATCTGGGGTCAGATAGAGCCCATCCCTGCCTTCACGACTATCACAGAGAGCTCCAGCTACATGAAAGAGATTGATTGCATAAGAAAGGAATCTCAGAT GCCGCAAGTCAAAGTGGAGCCTGtgcttgatgatgatgatgatgatgatagcaCGGTGACATGCAGTCAAATGGTGTATTGTGCTAACATCCCAGACCAGAGCAAG gaAAAGAGAGGGCGACGCTCCCATGGTGCGGACGGCAGCGTGGTGTACGAGGAAATGAACTGTCTGGTGAATTACCTGCAGTCTGATCTAGGTCAGGCCCTGCGCATCCACAACAGCACCTTCCTGTGGTTCATCCCCTTCATCAAGTCCATCATGGACCTCAACGACCTACACATCAACGAGGTCATCCACTATCTATGTGAAGAAATGAACAGGGACTGGCAGGAACGACGATCTACCTGCGACAAGGTCTCCGAGTTCTTTACCCTCATTCTCGTTTACATCATCAATCTGCACCTGGAGAGTGGATGCATGAACATGCTTTACTACTGCGCCCCCAACTGGGTGGAGGTGTTGGTGAAGACGGCTACACTTCCCGGTGAGGCTTTCAAGGGCTTGGAAGTACCaagctctcactctgtctcctccACTTCATCATCGAGGTTGCCACCGCCCCGCAAGACGGTTTCGAACAGGGCAGTGCCTCAGGCTTGCATGGCTCTCATCCGGGCCCTGCTTAAGGAAGGCAGCAAGCTGTGCTCCAACACCCCTCAACAGACCGCCAAGTGTTCACATTTCTTGGATCTCTTGAACCAGCAGATCAGAGGCCCTCAAAAGGATTGGATACTgaaagggtcagaggtcaagcaTCTGCAGAACTGTTTGAAGCAGTTTGTCAGGCAGATGATGGACAAACCAGCTAGAACAATCACCCCGCCAGCTGACGCCTTGAATGCCGGCCATGCATCACCACTTGTTTGTGCACCATCTGACCTTCCAGGGCCAAGCGGTTTAATAGTAGGTAGCCGTCCCATTAAAGAGGAAGTGTCGTTGGATTACAATGAAGATGCTCCCCATGATGGCAGCAATCGTAGCGCACAACTCCTGGAAGCACCATCGCTGAAGAAGGAATTTATTGAGGAACCTGCAACAGCGAAAGACATCTCTGCTTCACCTCCGATCCTCGAGAAGTCCTCTTTGAGACCAGATCTGGGAAGAATTCTGGAATTAAAATCCAAACTCAGTGAGCTGATGTCTAACAAGAATGCAGGCGTAAAGAACAGCGTGGCCTTTGAGCCTCGGAGCAGAGACGAGACAGAAAGTCCCAAGCCCTCCACATCTAACTCTGACAGGACAAGGAGAGAGGTTATGAGCCCCCCTGCTGATTCCACTGAAAGCGAATCCGTCGACAATACTCGCCTCTCGGTGTTGAAAAGAACGAACGTGAAACCCCATATACCTCCTGGCAGTTGTCACAAACTTGACAGATCCGTGTTCAATGAAACAAGAGAGGATGTCATTGTAATATCGGATGGCGATGGCGAAAGCGATAGCGATGGGGGGTCAGGAGAAGACCTTTTTTTTGTGAAGAAAATGATCAAGAGCGAACCCTCTGGCATGAACCACAGCCTGTGTCGTGAATATGAGGGGGACGAATCACAGGTGTTTGAGTTTGAGACGCAGGAAGATGTTGTATCTGCTTGGGCTGACTCGGGTCTAGAGAACGACAATGTGCAGCATGTTATTCCTCCCAAGACTAAAAATGATTGTCCCATCAGACCAGCGTTTAGTGAAACCTCAGCTTTTCCTGAAAACGACACACAACCAATTTCAGATGAAGACATAGAAAGAGCCATgctagaggcagaggaggggataGCCAAGCAGAAGAGGCCTTCTCAAGATCGTAAACGTGCCGCCATTGTCCCAAAAAAGGATATTTTTGTAGAGCCGAAACCACTTCCTGTTAAAGCCCGGAGCAAGAAACCTGACCATGAAGAGAGGAGATCCAAAGAACATGCAGTGATTGCCCCTCAGTTTACCATGCCGCTTCCCAAGAAAGCAGACCATACTTCTGACTCCACTTGGATAGAGAAGGAGGCCCGACCCTCTCTCTCGAAGCCTACCTCCTCCAGGACCGAGAAAGAGACCcaggcttcctcctcctccgcctccaatTCAAGGCCAGCCCAATCTACCTCCATGCCAGCGATTGTGCCCCCAAGAAAGGTCCGTAAGGCCAAGGAGCCCGAGTCCACGGCGGAGAAGCTAGgccttaaaaagaaagaacgaaagGCCTTTGATTTGTCCCAGCGATCCCGGGACTACGTGGACCAGCTGAGACTCCACGGCCAAGGAGTTCAAGTaggacaggcagggaggaagcGCACCCGAAAGACCAAGAAGGCCAAAGTCCGGACCTCCGACACGCTTGTAGTGCCGGGTACTAAAAGGAAGCTCATACCCCCAAAGCAACGCCAGTTCTTCAGGCAGGCCAAGTCTAAGCAGCAGGGGGGGGGACCGGGGGCCCCAGCACACCCCGGGGAGAATGCTGAGGAAGACACCTGTGGGAAGAACAAGAAAGATCCTGAGCGACGAGCCCTTCCACTCATGTTTTCAgacgaggaggatgaagatgatcTCCTGCCTTGCTCCCAGCCAGATCCGGAGAAGAAGGTTTTCAAAGCAGCGATGAATGGGAACGCGCCAGAATCTCCCACCACATCGAGCACCACCTTATCCAGCACAGATATTCAAATATCGAAATGTTTCCATGGGAAAGATGATGTCACTGCTAGCAGCTCTGGTCAGGCTGCCAGGGGGGATGAAATGCTTGGTAATGATGATTACGACTATGAATGGATGATGTACACTCAAACAGGGCCCACAGATATGGAGATGTCCTCCCAAATGGAGGAAAATGAAGATGAATTCTATACGCAGCGAGATCCTGTAGACATGGATATTGACGGAGACAGCCAGGAGCCCGCGGATGGAGAAGATCTGCCAGGCGACCTGCAGGCAGATCAAAACCACGGTTTTAAAAAACCGCCTGCGCCTCTATCTGCCACCGCAGCTGCTCAGAACGACGAGCGCTTGTTCCTGAAACCAGGCATGTCTCCGATGTCTTCCATGAACGCCAAGCCGTCCACCACCAAGATCTATGCTTCACCGTCAAGTTCCAGAAATGCTTCGCTGAtgcaggacatggagaagactCCGGCTGGTTGTGCTTTGGGAAGGGGCAGGTTCAACAGGCCCCCCCCAGTCCGGAGACCTGgtgccccccagcctcacccgcTCCCCCAAGCACAGTCTGTACAGATGCCTCCACCTCCCTTGGTGGAGGTGCCAAACAGGCACCAAGGGGGGTGCCTGTTTGGCACCTCCCTTGTGCCAAACAGGCACCCGAACATCCTTTTGgacccctccacccctatcCAGAACATTCTAAGGTGGACCTATGATATGTTCACCAACTACAAGCAGTTTGGAGCGCCTACAGACCTGTGTGCCTTCCCGTTGGTGCCAGTGGGCACACACTTTAAGTCCTTTGATGAGTACTACAAGACCTTTTACCCTTTGTTGCTCATCAATGCGTTTGAAGAG CTTTGCTCTGATTGGCAGAAGAACAGTGGAACAAGACAGATGAAGCTGAACTTGGTCGGAAATGACTTCCGCAACGGTGTATGGAACGTCAATTTCGAGg CGGTTCTCACTCCCAATGAAGAGTCGCGTCACCTGTACCCTAAGGAGGATGACCTGGTGGTCCTGTGGCTGCCTCAGAACACTGGAGCTTACTCTATATATGAGCAAGACCAACTGGAGCCCAAGGCATACTTCGGTTGTGTCCACAAGTCCAACGTCCAACGCGAGG gccagcccaccATCACCATGATCATCAAGACATGTGGGAACGTTACGTCTGTGAACAAGATGCCCGTGCGGTGTGATGTGGTGGGTTCCCTCATCAACACCCTGCGGGAGTTCAGGGCCCTGGTCAGTCTGAAGAGCAGTCCCCTGAACAGGTCCCTCCTGGCCCCCCAGATCTCCTACTTCACCCCTGGCGAGGACGACGGCTCCGCCCTCAACCTGCCA GAGTATAACTCAGATCAGCTGAAGGCCGTAAGGAACGGGGCATCTGCTGTCAGGAACCAGGCCAAGGGCCCCAAGGTCTGCCTGATCCACGGACCTCCAGGAACGGGCAAGAGCAAGGCGATCGTAGGCCTGCTCATGAATCTCTTCTCGGGG GGTGCGCAGAGCATGGCCCCTACCTCCGCCAACCGCCTTTCCAAGCCCCGTCGTCTCAGGGTCCTCCTCTGCGCTCCCTCCAACGCCGCCATTGACAACCTGATGAAGAAGGTCATCGTGGCCTTTAAGAGTCTAAGCCTCCCGCAACGGCCCCAGG GCAACTGTGGGGACATCAACCTAGTAAGACTGGGCAGCGAGAAGGTCATCAGTAAGAAGCTCGCTGACTTCAGCCTGGACAACCAGATCAAGAGCCGAACAG AGAAGGCCATGTTACAAAACCCAGACGTACACCGGCGCAGCGCTCAGCTTGAGGAGTGGATCTACAATATCTCCAGGGAGATCAGCCGTGAAAAAAAGGACAGTCCTAAg TACAGGGAGTTGGTTGAGAAGAAGGCCAGACTGGCCAAGGACAGACAAGCCCTCAGCAGTGAGCTCAAGCAG agTCGCAGTATGAAGCAGGCAATGCAGGCCAGGGTCCTCAACGACGCTCACGTCATCTGCTCCACCCTGAGCACCAGCGGCAGCATGGTCCTAGAGTCCGCCTTTCGACGCCTCGGACACGAACCCTTCAACTGCGTCATCGTGGACGAG GCAGGTCAGGCCACAGAGACGGAGACCCtgatccccatgctctaccgcTGCAGCACACTCATACTGGTGGGAGACCCCAACCAGCTGCCCCCTACTGTCGTCTCACAG aaaGCGAAGGAGCTGGACTACAGCCAGTCTCTGATGGCCCGGCTGTGTCAGCGCCTGAGGCTCCTcagccaggagcagggctgccCCAGCCCTGTGGTGTTTCTACGGAAACAGTACCGCATGCACCCCGACATCTGCGAGTTCCCCTCCAAGCACATCTACAACAAGATGCTCATAACAGACAG tgctacaggagaggagaggtgcgcTGCCGGTTGGCCTTTCCAGCCCTACCTCCTGTTTGACGTTGTGGATGGCCAAGAGCTCAAGGACAGAGA GTCGTTCTGCAACGAGAAGGAGGCGcggctggtgctgctgctgctgaggcTGATGAACGGCCACGTGATGGCGGCCGTGAAGAAGCAGGCCGGCGTGCAGCTGGACAAGAAGCAGGTGAAGGTGGGCGTGATCACCCCTTACAACGGGCAGAAGGAGCGTGTCAGGAGAGAGATGTCGCGGGAGGACTTCGAATACGTCCA ggtggtggtggacaCTGTGGACGGCTTCCAGGGCCAGGAGATGGACTGCATCATCGTGTCCTGTGTCAGGGCGGGCCAGGATGGCATCGG GTTTCTGGCTAACAGACAGCGGATGAATGTAACCATCACACGAGCCAGGTGTAGCCTGTTCATTCTGGGTCACCTGCGCACACTCAAG agcgGCGACAGTGATTGGGGTGCGCTAATCAACGATGCTAGCAGGAGAGGCACCATTGTCCGCGCTGAGGAGAAGGCCTTCAACAACGCCGTCCAGAAGATCTTCaagccctttccctccctcgcccGGAACTTGTCCTACCCCGCTCCTAACCCTTCATCCCGAGCGGAGGCCCCCAGGCCCGCCTCTGTCAGTCAGCGCCGCTCTTCCTACCCTGTGCCCTCCGCCCAGGCCAGTGGCTGCTCCCTCCAGCAGCACCCCAGCAacgcctcccctccccaggcagTAGCGCGACCCACCGATCCCCGGCTGGCGGCGAGAGTCCCACAACCCCCCGACCAGAAGGCCCAGTCGCTCAAGCCCC AGGGGGACCCCAGGGCGGAGACCTCACCCCGGTACCTcccggccccccagcccagggTAGAGGCTCTTCGGGAGACTGTCCGAGACCACCCGGCTGTCAACAAAAATAAGGTCCGATTCAGTGACACTGGGCAGAAGCGGGTCAAGAGCCCTCAGGATTTCAGCTCGTGGGCGCCCTCtgcaggcagcagcagcagcaacagggaCCCCAGAGGTGACGGAGCGAGGGACCACCGAGCAGCCGTCTACAACCGGGAGCCCCAAGTGGACGGCTCCAGAACCGCGTGCGCCGAAAACATCCGGGACCCCGCCACCGACGCCCCCCGCCCTTCCAGAGGACGACGTGGGGATCCCGGCACCAACAGCCCCAGTGGGGGAGACGTCGAGTACAACCATGGGAGGAGCTCCAAAGCTCTcctaccagagaaggacatGCACTCTGTTTCAGGAGCCCCGCCCCACCCAGCACCAGGGGAGCGGACGGCCCGAGACCCCCGATTGACTGGCTCCACACACGACAAGGCTCGCTCCCCGCacctcaacccccccacacacacccctaaggGACTGAAACGCTCCTCGGACCAGCAATGGGACCCCCCCTCCAGTTCAAAGAGAGCGAAGAGATGA